Proteins from a genomic interval of Equus quagga isolate Etosha38 chromosome 13, UCLA_HA_Equagga_1.0, whole genome shotgun sequence:
- the GALNS gene encoding N-acetylgalactosamine-6-sulfatase isoform X3, translating to MAAVTAVTRWRLLLVLSAAALGAAGAPQPPNILLLLMDDMGWGDLGVYGEPSRETPNLDRMAAEGMLFPNFYTANPLCSPSRAALLTGRLPIRNGFYTTSGHARNAYTPQEIVGGIPDSERLLPELLKEAGYISKIVGKWHLGHRPQFHPLKHGFDEWFGSPNCHFGPYDNRARPNIPVYRDWEMVGRYYEEFPINLKTGEANLTQIYLQEALDFIRRQQAARRPFFLYWAVDATHAPVYASKPFLGTSQRGRYGDAVREIDDSVGKILHSLQDLGIAESTFVFFTSDNGAALISAPKQGGSNGPFLCGKQTTFEGGMREPAVAWWPGRIPAGQVSHQLGSIMDLFTTSLSLAGLEPPRDRAIDGLSLLPAMLQGQLMDRPIFYYRGNTLMAVTLGQYKAHFWTWTNSWEEFRQGIDFCPGQNVSGVTTHTQEEHTRLPLIFHLGRDPGERFPLRDRRGEMLTRERPWTTAAEMGQRGHSPGTPAAARG from the exons ATGGCGGCGGTTACCGCGGTGACGAGGTGGCGGCTGCTGCTGGTGCTGAGCGCTGCGGCACTGGGGGCCGCGGGCGCCCCGCAGCCCCCCAACATTCTGCTGCTGCTCATGGACGAC ATGGGGTGGGGCGACCTGGGGGTGTACGGAGAACCTTCCAGAGAGACCCCAAATTTAGACCGGATGGCCGCTGAAGGGATGCTTTTCCCGAACTTCTACACGGCCAACCCCCTGTGCTCACCGT CGCGGGCGGCTCTGCTCACTGGACGTCTGCCCATCCGAAACGGCTTCTACACGACCAGTGGGCACGCCAGGAACG CCTACACGCCGCAGGAGATCGTGGGCGGCATCCCAGACTCGGAGCGCCTCCTGCCCGAGCTGCTGAAGGAGGCCGGCTACATCAGCAAGATCGTGGGCAAGTG GCATCTGGGCCACAGGCCTCAGTTCCACCCCCTGAAGCATGGATTCGACGAGTGGTTTGGATCCCCCAACTGCCACTTTGGACCTTATGACAACAGGGCCAGGCCCAACATCCCTGTGTACAGGGACTGGGAGATGGTCGGCAG ATATTATGAGGAATTTCCAATTAATCTGAAGACCGGCGAAGCCAACCTCACCCAGATCTACCTGCAG GAGGCCCTGGACTTCATCAGGAGGCAGCAGGCAGCGCGGCGCCCCTTCTTTCTCTACTGGGCCGTTGACGCCACACACGCACCTGTTTACGCGTCTAAGCCTTTCTTGGGCACCAGTCAGCGAGGGCG ATACGGGGACGCTGTCCGGGAGATCGATGACAGTGTTGGGAAGATCCTGCACTCACTGCAGGACCTGGGGATCGCAGAGAGCACGTTTGTTTTCTTCACGTCGGACAACGGCGCTGCCCTCATTTCTGCTCCGAAACAAG gtggCAGTAATGGCCCCTTTCTGTGCGGGAAGCAGACCACGTTCGAAGGCGGGATGAGAGAGCCTGCAGTCGCGTGGTGGCCCGGGCGCATCCCTGCAGGCCAG GTGAGCCACCAGCTGGGCAGCATCATGGACCTCTTCACCACCAGCCTGTCCCTCGCAGGCCTGGAGCCGCCCAGAGACAGGGCCATCGatggcctcagtctcctcccgGCCATGCTGCAGGGCCAGCTGATGGACAG GCCGATATTCTATTACCGTGGCAACACACTGATGGCAGTCACCCTCGGCCAATACAAGGCCCACTTCTGGACCTGGACCAATTCCTGGGAGGAGTTCAGACAG GGCATTGATTTCTGTCCCGGGCAGAACGTGTCAGGAGTCACCACCCACACGCAGGAGGAGCACACGAGGCTGCCCCTGATTTTCCACCTGGGACGCGACCCGGGGGAGAGGTTCCCCCTCAG AGACCGAAGAGGAGAGATGTTGACACGGGAGAGGCCGTGGACGACGGCAGCAGAGATGGGACAGCGTGGCCACAGCCCAGGGACGCCTGCAGCTGCCAGGGGCTAG
- the TRAPPC2L gene encoding trafficking protein particle complex subunit 2-like protein: MAVCVAVIAKENYPLYIRSVPTENELKFHYMVHTSLDVVDEKISAMGKALVDQRELYLGLLYPTEDYKVYGYVTNSRVKFVMVVDSSNTALRDNEIRSMFRKLHSSYTDVMCNPFYNPGDRIQSRAFDSMVTSMMIQVC, encoded by the exons ATGGCGGTGTGCGTGGCGGTGATCGCCAAGGAG AATTACCCTCTCTACATCCGCAGCGTCCCCACGGAGAATGAGCTGAAGTTCCACTACATGGTGCACACGTCCCTGGACGTGGTGGACGAGAAGATCTCGGCCATGGGGAAGGCCCTGGTGGACCAGAGGGAGCTCTACCTGGGCCTGCTGTACCCCACAGAGGACTACAAGGT ATACGGCTACGTGACCAACTCCAGGGTGAAGTTTGTCATGGTGGTGGATTCCTCCAACACGGCGCTGCGGGACAACGAGATCCGCAGT ATGTTCCGGAAGCTGCACAGCTCCTACACAGATGTGATGTGCAACCCCTTCTACAACCCGGGGGACCGCATCCAGTCCAG GGCGTTCGACAGCATGGTGACATCTATGATGATCCAGGTGTGCTGA
- the PABPN1L gene encoding embryonic polyadenylate-binding protein 2, protein MWPFLSRTLFPPPTEAWLQRASSDPEAQGWGAWSRTEKSSLGPGGEEREAKEADEEAGFLLSLLEREDLAESPVHDQELEAIKLKLWAMEQAQGPEPPRAQAQAGEEAGMGTTLAGQLLSPKTGCQSPGTPTEKVQADHRSIYVGNVDYGGTAEELEAYFNQCGEIRRVTILCDKFSGHPKGYAYIEFATESAAQTAVELDESIFRGRVIKVLPKRTNLPGISSTDRGGLRGHPGARGEALPHSSLQGGTRFRPRGRGRCRARCSPWYSPY, encoded by the exons ATGTGGCCCTTCCTCAGCCGCACACTCTTCCCGCCCCCCACCGAGGCCTGGCTCCAGAGGGCTTCCTCCGAccctgaggcccagggctggggggccTGGAGCAGGACCGAGAAGTCCTCTCTGGGGCCAGGGGGTGAGGAGCGGGAGGCCAAGGAAGCTGACGAAGAGGCAGGCTTCCTGCTGTCTCTCTTGGAGAGGGAGGACCTGGCCGAGAGCCCGGTACATGACCAG GAGCTGGAGGCCATCAAACTGAAACTGTGGGCCATGGAGCAGGCCCAGGGGCCGGAGCCGCCCAGGGCGCAGGCCCAGGCCGGGGAAGAGGCGGGCATGGGGACCACGCTGGCCGGGCAGCTGCTGAGCCCCAAGACAG GCTGCCAAAGCCCCGGGACCCCCACGGAGAAGGTGCAGGCGGACCACAGATCCATCTACGTGGGCAAC GTGGACTACGGCGGCACGGCGGAGGAGCTGGAGGCCTACTTCAACCAGTGCGGGGAGATCCGCCGGGTCACCATCCTGTGCGACAAGTTCTCTGGACACCCCAAGGG ttaTGCCTACATAGAGTTTGCCACCGAGAGCGCAGCCCAGACCGCTGTGGAGCTGGACGAGAGCATCTTCCGAGGCCGGGTCATCAAG GTGCTACCCAAAAGGACCAACTTACCAGGGATCAGCTCCACGGACCGCGGGGGTCTGCGGGGACACCCAGGTGCTAGGGGAGAAGCCCTCCCCCACAGCAGCCTCCAGGGCGGAACCCGCTTCAGGCCACGGGGGCGGGGCCG GTGCCGTGCAAGATGCTCGCCATGGTATTCACCATATTGA